In one Phycisphaerae bacterium genomic region, the following are encoded:
- the rimO gene encoding 30S ribosomal protein S12 methylthiotransferase RimO has product MTKKQKETLENAPTVGMVSLGCAKNLVESEVMLADLALKGFIITGDYADADVLIVNTCGFLQVAQEEAAEAIDQLAALKAPNGRCRCLVVAGCWSQIAADQILNRWPQVDLVIGVNDRQRLIDSIGCVSEADEPVVKVSPKVQPMPIEDTRFRLTPTHWAYLRISEGCSQGCTFCTIPRIRGRYRSKQPDLVVREARQLVASGARELVLIGQETTNYGHDMDLKGGLAALLGRLDRVPSLDWIRLMYTYPANFDDTAIAAMADLEHVVEYVDIPLQHISDRILKRMGRRIDRSATERLLDKLRSRMPDIAIRTTLIVGFPGETDDDFQQLLDFVRTWQFDAMGAFAFSPEPGTPAAAMPDQTEHQVKLQRLDALMRAQRSIARRKAKNWIGRRFDAYVEPPDPSARGDFWPTRHRGQAPEVDPVTLVRRADLAAVSAGPGDKLRLECTATRGYDLVARPVR; this is encoded by the coding sequence ATGACTAAAAAACAAAAAGAAACACTGGAGAACGCCCCGACCGTGGGCATGGTCAGCCTCGGCTGCGCCAAGAACCTGGTCGAAAGCGAGGTCATGCTCGCCGACCTGGCCCTCAAGGGCTTCATCATCACCGGCGACTACGCCGACGCCGACGTGCTGATCGTCAACACCTGCGGCTTTCTCCAGGTCGCTCAGGAAGAGGCGGCCGAGGCAATCGACCAGCTTGCCGCCCTCAAGGCCCCGAACGGCCGCTGCCGCTGTCTGGTGGTCGCCGGCTGCTGGTCCCAGATCGCCGCCGACCAGATCCTCAACCGATGGCCGCAGGTCGATCTGGTCATTGGCGTCAACGACCGTCAGCGCCTGATCGACTCGATCGGCTGCGTCTCCGAAGCGGACGAGCCGGTGGTCAAGGTCTCGCCCAAGGTTCAGCCGATGCCCATCGAGGATACCCGCTTTCGGCTTACCCCGACCCACTGGGCCTACCTGCGGATCAGCGAGGGCTGCTCCCAGGGCTGCACCTTCTGCACCATCCCGCGGATTCGCGGCCGCTATCGCAGCAAGCAACCCGACCTGGTGGTTCGCGAAGCCCGCCAACTCGTCGCGAGCGGGGCCAGGGAACTGGTCCTGATCGGCCAGGAGACCACCAACTACGGCCACGACATGGACCTCAAGGGCGGCTTGGCCGCCTTACTGGGCCGGCTCGACCGGGTTCCAAGCCTCGACTGGATACGCTTGATGTACACCTACCCAGCCAACTTTGACGATACCGCGATCGCCGCCATGGCCGACCTCGAGCACGTGGTCGAGTACGTGGACATTCCGCTTCAGCACATCAGCGACCGGATCCTCAAACGCATGGGCCGCCGCATCGACCGATCCGCCACCGAACGGCTGCTCGATAAACTCCGGTCGCGCATGCCGGACATCGCCATCCGCACCACCCTGATTGTCGGTTTCCCCGGCGAGACCGACGACGATTTCCAGCAACTGCTCGACTTCGTCCGGACCTGGCAGTTCGACGCCATGGGCGCCTTTGCCTTTTCGCCCGAGCCCGGCACCCCAGCCGCCGCGATGCCCGACCAGACGGAACACCAGGTCAAGCTCCAACGCCTTGATGCCCTCATGCGAGCCCAGCGAAGCATCGCCCGCAGGAAGGCCAAGAACTGGATCGGCCGCCGCTTCGACGCCTACGTCGAACCGCCCGATCCAAGCGCCAGGGGCGATTTCTGGCCCACCCGGCACCGAGGCCAGGCCCCCGAAGTCGATCCCGTCACCCTCGTTCGCCGGGCTGATCTGGCCGCAGTTTCTGCTGGCCCGGGAGACAAGCTGCGTTTAGAATGCACAGCGACCCGGGGCTACGACCTGGTCGCCCGACCGGTCCGGTAG